The region ATCGCTCGATTCTATATTTGTTGTGCTCAAAACACGAGGTTTTATGGGCATAATCGTGTCGACGGTCGACTCAAGCCCTCGTATTCGCGAGATGATCGATGTGTTCGTCCTGATCTTGAAACTCGCTGGGTGAATATCAATTCCCTTTCATAATCTGGAATATGATAAACGTTGCAGCGAGATCCATCTCGTGAAATGTTTCTTGACAAGATAATGATCGACGTCAACGACCCCAACCCAATGCAGCCAGAAAAAGCTATATAAGATTCCTCAACCACCGAAGAAAGCCCCTCAATCTCACCAACAACCTATCCAAACAAATTCATCAAGCCTCATCAACAATGAAGTACCTCGCcgctttctctctcctcgcCTGCGCTGCCAGCGCCCTTCCCTCCCTCGAGACCAAAATATCTGTCAGGCAGGGCACCGTCGGCCAGGCAATCCTCGACAAGGCCTTAACTGCCAAAGGCACTCCTTACGCCTGGGGCGGTGGTACCTGTGACGGCCCCAGCGCTGACAATCCTCCCTACGAGTACGGCGATGTTGGATATGACTGCTCTGGCCTCGTCTCCTGGGCCGTCTGCCAAGTGACCGGCCGTGACCTGTTCACTGAGGGTCTCCGCGTCACCTCCACCATGTACTGCGCCGATGAGGCAAAGCTTGGCTACAAGTATGTTCTGTCAAACGTTCTCCAGAATGACTTTACTGATACCGTCCTAGGAAATACCCCTTGGAAGAACGCCAGCCAGGAgacgccatcttcttcggcggCGAGTGTGACTGCAACACTAGCGGCAGCATCCACCACGTTGGACTGATGATGTACGTTGAATAATTACCTGGCTTTAAGATTCAAAGCACTAATAACGATGCAGTGACAATGGCGACCGTATGTGGAATGCTCCCAACGACGACGTCAACCAGGTCCAGGAGAACAGCATCTCCAAGTTCGGCGAGGCCGCTTGCCCCTATGTCATTCGCTTCACTTGAGCTTATATTGAGTCCGACACCAAGGCCTGCGGTGCCTAGAGTTGTGGATTGCTATAGAGTTTATTCTTCAGTATATACTTTCCTTGCCATGGGATCTGGGTTTTAAAACACGCCAACCCACGACATCCCTTGGCAAGCCGTTTTACTTCACTCGTTCAAGTTTATTTCTGTTATCCTGTCATTTTACTGCACCCTGTTATAGTATGAAATACATAGAAtactttctcttctctcaaCGTTACATTACAAGTGGAAGTACAGTCGCATCTGTGAAAATTGACACAAGCCTTGAAAGTTCCGCACGGAAATATCATCTAAACTTCTATTCGCCATACAACCCAAATAACATCATCCACCAaaatagaaaagaaaatagctGCCGATAGAAAACAAAATTCGGTTATGATTGAAGTCTAGTGAGTTTCTTCTAGTATTCTGAGCATTGGGACTTGGCCGATAGACTTAGCGCTCGAGGGATggtacatatatatataattgcCGAGGATAATAAACTTCGCGAAATATATACTACAGCCTATTGAAAATAGAACAACACTAATGCCTCGCCGGCGGGTAATCTGGATCCTGTATGTACCATGAGAGAGTTGCAATAGGCCCTTTCAAAGAGGCCTGCAGAGTACTGAGCCTGATAGAGTGGATTTTCCCCTATTTAAGATGCATTGCCTAGTATTAAAATGCCGATGCTAAGGCGTGACAGATGTGGGATGAAGATATTCGCTTGCTTATATTGCCAATTTAAAGTCCAAATTTACAACAAGTTTCCATGGTCTAGTGGTTAGGACGGCGGTCTCATAATATGACGATTCCTATCTAAAGGAGTTGCAATCCGCAAGCACGAGTTCGATTCTCGTTGGAAGCACTTagttttttcctttttcttttctttttcttggtGACATTTACACCTACCAATCACAAGCCGCTATATTTTCGGTAAAATTTGGCGACCCAACTACGGAGATGCTTCCTTTCCAGTCTTAACCTCAACGGTGATGTGCCGCGCTTCCTTACCCACCCTGATCATCCGGCAGCTCGGCTGCAGAACAATATGATTGATGAGATCCGTCGAACTGACTcgaacaggcccaggcaAGAGGTGAATCCATTCCATACTCTGGAAATGCCATATCGCCAAACCTTCCACTCCACCGCGGCTATCCTAACTCGCAGGCTCGCAGCCATTCGCAGTCACTGGAGCGCGGATTATTAGTCAGTCGGAGTTAAGAGAGTTGGCTCCGGCCGGCCGGCCCAGGCATCAGATCACTCCAATCCCAGCGCGGGCCATCTGTCGAGTTTCTTCTGTTGCTCTGCTTGCTGCACGTTCGCTCTGGGGATACGATAAATACGACACCCGCCA is a window of Aspergillus puulaauensis MK2 DNA, chromosome 4, nearly complete sequence DNA encoding:
- a CDS encoding C40 family peptidase (COG:S;~EggNog:ENOG410PTYZ;~InterPro:IPR038765,IPR000064;~MEROPS:MER0014672;~PFAM:PF00877;~SECRETED:SignalP(1-16)), with product MKYLAAFSLLACAASALPSLETKISVRQGTVGQAILDKALTAKGTPYAWGGGTCDGPSADNPPYEYGDVGYDCSGLVSWAVCQVTGRDLFTEGLRVTSTMYCADEAKLGYKKYPLEERQPGDAIFFGGECDCNTSGSIHHVGLMIDNGDRMWNAPNDDVNQVQENSISKFGEAACPYVIRFT